The nucleotide sequence GGCCCTGGTCATCCCCAAGAAGTCCGCCGCCAAGTGCATTGAGGACCTCAAGGGCAAGACCCTGGGCGCCCAGATCAGCACCACCGGCCACTTTGCCGTCAAAAAGACCGAAGGCGTGAAGGATAAGTCCTACGACGAAGTCGGCCTGGCCTTCGAAGACCTGTACAACGGCCGCATCGACGGCGTGGTCTGCGATGATCCGGTCGCCAAGCTGTATGCCCTGAAAAAGGACAACTACAAGGACGCGCTGAAGATCGCCTGCATCATCCCGGCCGACGACGAACTGTACGGCGTGGCCGTGCAGAAGGGCAACAAGGAGACCCTGGAGCTCATCAACAAGGGTCTGGCCGCCGTCACCGCCAAGGGTCTGGACAAGGAAATCCTCAAGAAATGGCTCGGCACGGCCGACTAGGCCCGACCGGTTAACCGTCTCCGTCCGCCGGCCGCCCACGCGGGGCCGGCGGACGCGCCGCGTGGAAGTGCCGCATGAAACACCAAGGCAAGTGCGTCGTCGAAGAAACCCAGCCCATCGTCATTGACGTCGGCGACGGGGCCGCCATCCCCAAACCATCCGACAAAGGGCTGGTCTCGGCTTGGTGGCTGTCGTTTATCGGCGCGCTCATCACGCTGGGCTGCCTGCTCTATTTCAAGCCCGATCCGTATTTGCGGATTTTCAAGTTCATCCCGGACGGCATCCTGGTCACCTTCCAGGTCACCGTCAGCGCCATCGCCCTGGCCCTGGTCATCGGACTCATCACCGGCTTGGGGCGCATCTCGCGCAACAAGTACATCAACCTCGTGGCCTCCACCTATGTCGAGGTGGTGCGCGGGGTGCCGCTTCTGGTGCAGCTTTTCTACATCTACTACGCCCTTGGGCGTGTGGTGCACGTGCCGGACCTCCTGGCCGCGGTCATCTCCATGAGCGTATGCTACGGGGCCTACATGGGCGAGGTGTTCCGGGCCGGCATCACGGCCATCGCCGTGGGCCAGACCGAGGCCGCCCGGTCGCTTGGCTTCACCCGGTCCCAGACCATGTACTACGTGATCCTGCCCCAGGCCTGGCGCACCATTTTGCCGCCGGTCGGCAACGAATTCATCGCGCTGTTAAAGGACACCTCCCTGGTCTCCATCCTGGGCGTGGCCGACCTGCTGCGCCGGGGCCGCGAGTTCGCCTCGGAATCGTTTCTGTATTTCGAGACGTTCACCATGGTGGCCGTGGTCTACCTGATCATCACCTTGATTCTCTCCAAACTGGTGAGTTTCATGGAGGAGCGTCTGTCGCACCATGTCAAACGATAGCCCCATCATCCGCATATCGGACGTCAGCAAGTACTTCGACGACGTGGCCGCGCTGTCCCACGTGAGCCTGGACGTGGCCCCCGGCGAAAAGGTCGTCATCATCGGCCCCAGCGGCTCAGGCAAATCCACCTTGCTGCGCACCATCAACCGCCTGGAAGACATCAGCTCGGGCAAGATCGTGGTGGACGGCTTTGATCTCGACGACAAGTCCGTGGACATCAACAAGGTGCGCATGGAAGTGGGCATGGTGTTCCAGAGCTTCAACCTCTTCCCGCACAAGACGGTTCTGGAAAACATCACGCTGGCTCCCATCAAGCTCAAGGGCATGGACAAAGCCGACGCCGACGCCATGGCCAGCCGGCTGCTGGAAAAGGTCGGCATCCTGGAGAAGGCCGACGTCTACCCGGCCAAGCTCTCGGGCGGCCAGCAGCAGCGCGTGGCCATCGCCCGGGCGCTGGCCATGAGCCCGAAGATCATGCTCTTTGACGAGCCGACCTCGGCCCTGGACCCGGAGATGATCGGCGAGGTGCTCGACGTCATGGTGAAGCTGGCCCGGGAAGGCATGACCATGGTCTGCGTGACCCACGAAATGGGTTTCGCCCGGGAAGTGGCCGACCGCATCGTCTTCATGGACGGCGGCCAGATTCTGGAGATCGCCACGCCCGAGCAGTTCTACAATAATCCGCAGCACCCGCGCACCCAGAAGTTCCTGGAGCAGATTTTGTAGCTTACCGCGCCCGCCGGACGCGAAAAAGCCGCCCAGGCAGACGCCGGGCGGCTTTTTTTGTGGCATGTATCAGCTATCCTTAGATTTAGAAGACTAGCGCGACGATGGAGGCAACTCATCAAGAACTCACTATAGCAACACCATGCGCAGCCCTTCTCTCCTCCAACATTCCAGGCAGTGTATACAAATACATTAACATAAGTTCTGTGAAATCCCGAAGTGATTCAGCAACTTCACGAGAGAGCGGAGCTTCATCGTGAGCAGCCTCATTGCCATCGATCCTAATCTGGTGTGCCCATTCTGCCATTGATGGTGTCAATTTATTCCCATCAGCTAGACGCTTAATTCTTTGATATAAAGTCCCGCTGCCGTCTTCACTTTGTTCTTTCAACGAAACATCAAGAACTTTTCTAAACATCATTCCTGCTGCATCATAATTACTCCTTTTCAAATTATCGACTCCCTGAACAAAAAACCGCTTAATATTCTCAGAGACATACTTCGGGGCCTTTACTTGGCTTATCTCTGGATAAATTCTCTCCACCTTATAACGGCCTATGTCGGTTACGTTCTCTGGAGGTGGCGCACTTATTACATTACTAAACCTAATAAGAACACCTTCTTTACAATACGCGCATTGGAAAAAAGACAAGTAGTATACTCGATTATCCTGAGAATTTTTTGAAAGAATAACACTAGAGACAAGCTGAAAAGCTACATTTTTTGTGCAACAATGAGGACAAACAAGGGCCACTGTATGCGACATGACATACTCCAAACTTTACAAATTACAGGCAGCAAAGAGAACCCAAAACGCCTCCCCCCTACTGCGGCCGGCCGCACGGTCCGGCGTGCCCTTCGTGGCTGCCCTGGCGCTGGTAGTCGGTGACGAAGTCGAGGAGCTTTTGGGTATTGGCCACGCTGTGCTCGTCGCCGACCTTGGCGAAGCAGTCGATGGAACGGGCGTACCAGGCCTTGGCCGCTTCCAGGTCGCCGCGCAGGTGGCTGACGATGCCGAGCTGGTGGCTGGTCTTGGCTTCGCCGGCCACGTTGCCGCTCTTTTCTTCCAGGGCCAGGGCGCGGATGTACCATTCCATGGCCGTGTCGTTGTCCTCGGCCAGCTGGGCCACCACGCCGAGCTGGTGGCAGGTGACGGTCATGCCGCCGTCGAGGTCCTCGCGTTCGCTGATGGCCAGGGATTTTTCCAGCCAGGCCCGGGCTTCGTCGAGTTCGCCGGCTTCCTGGCAGGTCAGGCCCAGGTTGTGGCTGGTCATGGCCACGCCGATGTCGTCGCCAAGGACCTCGAACTGTTCCAGGGCCTTGGCGAAGCCTTCCCGGGCGGTCTCGATTTCCTTGCGGGACAGGGCTTCCAGGGCGCTCTGGTGCAGGGCCTCGGCCTTGGCGGCCTCCGGGGACAGGTCCGTGTCGGCGGTGGTCATGGCGTGCTCCTTGTCGGCCGGGGTCCGTGTGATCACCGGCCGGATTGTCGGTCATGTCGATTTTGACCGAAGAGGTGCCGCGTCCTGGCGCGCCGGGTCAAGCTTTTTTTATGAGGCAACTCACTCGTCGGGCTTGTTTTTCGGGGGTTTGACAAAGTCGAGCACCCTTTGCTCGGCCGCCCTGGCTGCCTCGTCGGGCAGCGTTTCGGCCGTGGCCCGGTCCACGTATTCGATGGCTCCGCAGGGGCACATGGCGGCGCAGGCCGGCTCCAGGCCGCGCTGGCGGCGGGCGGCGCACAGGTCGCACTTGACCACGGTCACACCCTTGTCGGTCTCGAAAATCGCCATATAGGGGCAGGCCAGCATGCACTGGCGCGACTGGCAGCCCCGGCAGAGCATGGGGTCCAGCACCATGGCCCCGTCGCGGTCGCGCACGATGGCTCCGCGCTTGCAGACCTTGGCGCAGTTGGGTTCGGCGCAGTGCCGGCAATACAGCGGGGCCATGAAGCCGGTGGTCGTGCGGATCATGTGGATGCGCGGCATGTCGTGGACGAAGCGGCAGACGTATTCGCACGTCTCGCAGCCGATGCACTTGCCGTAATCAATATACAACGTCTTCTGTTCTTCCATTGTCACTCCCGCTGCAATCGTCCCCCTTTCCCATATGGGGGGTCCGGGGGCCTCAGGCCCCCGGCCGCCGGAGGCATCTTCGTCTTTAATTATCTTCCCCTTACCCTGGGTGCGTCGCGGAAATCGCCGCCGGGGAAGCGTTCGGCTTCGCGGCTGATGAGTTCGTCGCCAGTGAATTCGGTCTGGCGGTTCTGGGCCTTGAGGTCGAGCCACTGGGCCAGGGAGCGGGCGGCGCGCAGCCCGGAATAGATGGCCTTGCCGATCTTGCTTGGGCCGGTGAGGGCATCGCCGGCCACGAACACGTTTTCGATGGCGGTCATGTTGAGCCAGCGCACTTCGCCCTTGCGCACGGATTCAAGACCAAGTTCCTTGGCGAAAGGCGGCGTGGCCACCTCGCCGATGGCGGCGACGACAAGATCGGCCTCGAAGCCGCGCTCCAGGCCGCCTTGCTTGCAGACGATGCCCGTGGCAGCGGTTTCGCCCAGGACGGCCTCGGGCAGGCAGCCTTCGTGCCAGACCACGCCGGCGGCTTCCAGGCGTTCGATCTCCAACCGGCCACAGGGGGCTTCGGCCCGGGTACGGCGGTAGAGCATGTCCACCGAGGCCGCGCCCAGGGCGGCCGCTCCGTGGGCCACGTCCACGGCCGAGTGGCCGGCCCCGATGACCACGACCTTCTTGCCGGCCACGTCCGGGGCCTTGACCCCGGGGGCGCAGTAGTGGGCGGCCCGGATGGGAAAGAGGAACTCCAGGCCCGAGCACACCCCGGGCAGGTCCTCGCCGGGGATGCCGAGCTTGCGCGAGCGCCAGGAGCCGGTGGCGATCATGATGGCCTCGTGCTTGGTGATCATCTCACCCAGGCCCTTGACCTCGGTGCAGAAGTGGTCGCCCTCTTCCTCGAACAGCGGCGCGCTGCAGCAGATCTTGGTATGGGTGTAAAAAACCACGCCGTATTGACGGGCCATGCGCAGAGTGCCGGCCTCGATGCGCTGGCGCGGGATGCGGTGGCCGGGGATGCCGAAAAGCATGAGCCCGCCGGGTTTGGGCATCTTGTCGTAGACCTCGACGGCATGTCCCAGGCACGACAGGTAGCCGGCGGCGGCCAGGCCCGACGGGCCGGCCCCGACGATGCCGATGGACAGGCCGCTTGGCGGCGGCGGGTCGCCGCACTGGAAATTGAAGTTCATGGGTTCCATGGCTGCTCCGGTTTTGGGGCAGCCTACCCCGGAAAATCGGCCGGGTAAACGCCGTAACGCATGACTTTTGCAAGTGATTATGCGAACAAGCTCCCCCCGAAGGGGAAAGGAGCCTGGCCATGACGCGAATCTACTGCAAGCTCGTCGGTTCGGCCGTGCTGTGGGGCGGCACCTGGGTAGCCGGCCGGGTGCTGGCCACCTACATGGGACCGTTTTCGGCGGCGTTTTTGCGTTTCGCCCTGGCCTCGGTGTTCCTCTATTTCCTGACTGCCCGCATGGAGGGGAAGTTCCCAAGGCTGGCCCGGCGCGACCTGCCCTGGCTGCTGACCTTGGCCGCCACGGGCATCTTTGCCTACAACGCGCTGTTTTTCGCCGGGCTTCGCACCGTGCCGGCCGGCCGGGCGGCGCTCATCGTGGCTTGCATCCCATCGGTGGTGGCGCTTTTCTCGGGCGTCCTTTTTCGTGAGCGTTTCACGAAGCTCAAGATCGCCGGCATCGCCACGTCGTTTGCCGGGGTGGGCTGCATCGTTTCCGGCGGCGATCCGGCGTCGCTTTTGGCCAAGGGGCTTTCGACGGGCGATTTGTGCATTTTCGGCTGTGTGGCTGCCTGGGCCGCCTACACCCTGGCCGGCAAGAAAGCCATGGAGCGGGTGGGCCCGTACAGCGCCGTGGCCTGGTCATGCATCCTGGGCGCGGCCATGCTCTTGCCGCCGGCGTTGGCCTCGGGCCTGTGGCGCGACGTGGCGGTGGCCGGACCGGTGGCCTGGGGCTGTGTGGCCTTTTTTGGCATCCTGGCCACGGGCTACGGGTTTTCCTGGTATTACGAAGGGGTCAAGGCCATCGGCCCGACCAAGGCCGGGGTGTTTATCAACCTCGTGCCGGTGGTGGCGGTGGTGCTTGGCCATGCGCTCTTGGACGAGCCGCTGTCCCCGGCCCTGGCCGTGGGTGGCGCACTGGTGCTGGCCGGGGTATGGCTCACCAACAGACATCCGGCTTTGGCCAACCGATAACGGCCTTGCCTTCCCCACAACGAGAGGCTAGAGAGCATTACTCGCCTCAAGTTGCGGAGCCTACTGCATGGAATTGCCCACTGCCCCGGCAACGATCCTCATCGTTGACGACGCCCCTTCCAATCTGGCTGTTTTGACCGAAGCCCTGCGCAGCGAATACGAAGTACGCATCGCTTCCAGCGGCTCCCAGGCCCTGCGTCTGGTGGAAGAGAGTGCGCCGGACCTTATTTTGCTCGACATCCTCATGCCCGACATGGACGGCTACGAAGTCTGCCGCCGCTTCAAGGCCCGGGCGGCCACCCGCAACATCCCCATCATTTTCCTGACGGCCAAGGGCGACGTGGCCGACGAGACGCTGGGGCTGGCGTTGGGGGCCGTGGACTACATCGTCAAACCGGTGAGCGTCCCCATCGTCCAGGCCCGGGTGCGCACCCATGTGGAACTCAAGCGCCGGGGCGATCTGCTGGAGACGCTGTCCATGCGCGACGGCCTGACCGGCATCGCCAACCGCCGCCGCTTCAACGACTGCCTCAACCGGGCCTGGCGGCAGGCCATGCGTGGGGCGACGCCGCTGAGTCTGCTCATGGCCGACATCGATTGTTTCAAGGCCTACAACGACACCTACGGCCACATGGCCGGCGACGAATGCCTCAAGGCCGTGGCCGCCACCCTGGCCGGAGTGCTCAAGCGCCCGGGGGATCTGGCGGCGCGGTTTGGCGGCGAGGAGTTCGTCGTCATCCTGGAAGAGACCGACCTGGCCGGGGCCATGCATCTGGCCGAGGCCATGCGTCTGGCCGTGTCCGACCTGGGCCTGACCCACGACGGCTCGTGCATTTCCAAGGTGGTCACCATCACCCTGGGCGCGGCCTGCTGCGTGCCCAAGGCCGGAGGCAGCGCCGAGAATCTGCTGTGCCTGGCCGACCGCAAGCTCTACGAAGCCAAGATGGCCGGCCGCAACCGGGTGCTTGGCACGCAGCTCGTTTAGCCGGCAAAGCCCCGTCCCCGCCTTCCCGCTGACGCCGGTCTCCCGGCGCGCTGGGACACGACCGTCCCTGTTCCTCCCTTCCATTGCCCGGACGCCGGCCTTGATCGACAGGGGCTTGTCTGTTACTTTTTTTGCTTGCGAATTGCCGTTTCGCCAGTCGCGCCGGCCCGCCGGCGACGCCAGGATATGGCTTTTGTCACCACGTCCGCCACCTTCAACCCCCGGGAGCGAACCATGCGCAAACGTTTTGGCCTTCTTCTGGCCGCCCTGGCCGCCTTTGTCCTGTGCTTCGGCGGCCTGGCCCAGGCCGAGGAAAAAGTCTACGTCAACGGCATCGATTTCGGCTTTCCGCCCTTCGGCTTCGTCGACAAGGCCGGCAAACCCACCGGCTTCGACGTCGAATCCCTGGACTGGATCGCCAAAAAGATGGGCTTCAAGGTCAAACACCAGCCCATGGATTGGGACGGCATCATCCCCGCCCTTTTGGCCAAAAAGATCGACATCATCGCTTCCGGCATGAGCGCCACCGCCGAACGCGCCCAGAAAGTCGATTTCTCCATCCCCTACTACGAAGTCACCCAGGTCCTGGTCGTCGGCGACAAGGAAGCCACGCCCTTTGCCGAGATCCTCAAGTCCGGCAAAAAGATCGGCGTCCAGCGCGGCACCGTCACCGCCAAGCTCCTCGAAGGCTTCGTCGGCCAGCCCGGCTACAAGTTCGAGCTCGTGCCCTACGACTCCACCGACCTGTCCATGGAAGACGTGAAGATCGGCCGCATCGCCGGCTCCGGCATGGACAGCACCATCGCCGCCGAAGTCATGAAGGCCCCCGGCTTCAAAATCGCCGGCACCTTCGACGCCGCTCCCGAAAAGTACGGCTACGCCATGCGCAAGGAAGACAAGGAGTTCCAGGCCAAGGTCAACGAGGGCCTCAAGCTCCTCATGGCCGACCCCTACTGGAAGGAACTCAAGGCCAAGTACGGCATCTAGCAAGCCCGCTTTCCCGCAACGCTCCCGGGCCGCGCGCCATACGCGCGGCCCGGGGCGCTCCCCCGGACGTATTT is from Solidesulfovibrio magneticus RS-1 and encodes:
- a CDS encoding basic amino acid ABC transporter substrate-binding protein, with the protein product MVKKLVLTLALVAMTASPTLAKTIVFATDATWPPMEFVNADKKITGLAVDLMEAAGKEAGFTPEFKAVAWDGIFAGLAAGKYDAICSSVTITDERKNTMDFSTPYMKVRQALVIPKKSAAKCIEDLKGKTLGAQISTTGHFAVKKTEGVKDKSYDEVGLAFEDLYNGRIDGVVCDDPVAKLYALKKDNYKDALKIACIIPADDELYGVAVQKGNKETLELINKGLAAVTAKGLDKEILKKWLGTAD
- a CDS encoding amino acid ABC transporter permease; protein product: MKHQGKCVVEETQPIVIDVGDGAAIPKPSDKGLVSAWWLSFIGALITLGCLLYFKPDPYLRIFKFIPDGILVTFQVTVSAIALALVIGLITGLGRISRNKYINLVASTYVEVVRGVPLLVQLFYIYYALGRVVHVPDLLAAVISMSVCYGAYMGEVFRAGITAIAVGQTEAARSLGFTRSQTMYYVILPQAWRTILPPVGNEFIALLKDTSLVSILGVADLLRRGREFASESFLYFETFTMVAVVYLIITLILSKLVSFMEERLSHHVKR
- a CDS encoding amino acid ABC transporter ATP-binding protein, producing the protein MSNDSPIIRISDVSKYFDDVAALSHVSLDVAPGEKVVIIGPSGSGKSTLLRTINRLEDISSGKIVVDGFDLDDKSVDINKVRMEVGMVFQSFNLFPHKTVLENITLAPIKLKGMDKADADAMASRLLEKVGILEKADVYPAKLSGGQQQRVAIARALAMSPKIMLFDEPTSALDPEMIGEVLDVMVKLAREGMTMVCVTHEMGFAREVADRIVFMDGGQILEIATPEQFYNNPQHPRTQKFLEQIL
- a CDS encoding DUF4145 domain-containing protein → MSHTVALVCPHCCTKNVAFQLVSSVILSKNSQDNRVYYLSFFQCAYCKEGVLIRFSNVISAPPPENVTDIGRYKVERIYPEISQVKAPKYVSENIKRFFVQGVDNLKRSNYDAAGMMFRKVLDVSLKEQSEDGSGTLYQRIKRLADGNKLTPSMAEWAHQIRIDGNEAAHDEAPLSREVAESLRDFTELMLMYLYTLPGMLEERRAAHGVAIVSS
- a CDS encoding tetratricopeptide repeat protein codes for the protein MTTADTDLSPEAAKAEALHQSALEALSRKEIETAREGFAKALEQFEVLGDDIGVAMTSHNLGLTCQEAGELDEARAWLEKSLAISEREDLDGGMTVTCHQLGVVAQLAEDNDTAMEWYIRALALEEKSGNVAGEAKTSHQLGIVSHLRGDLEAAKAWYARSIDCFAKVGDEHSVANTQKLLDFVTDYQRQGSHEGHAGPCGRPQ
- a CDS encoding 4Fe-4S dicluster domain-containing protein, translating into MEEQKTLYIDYGKCIGCETCEYVCRFVHDMPRIHMIRTTTGFMAPLYCRHCAEPNCAKVCKRGAIVRDRDGAMVLDPMLCRGCQSRQCMLACPYMAIFETDKGVTVVKCDLCAARRQRGLEPACAAMCPCGAIEYVDRATAETLPDEAARAAEQRVLDFVKPPKNKPDE
- a CDS encoding FAD-dependent oxidoreductase, which encodes MEPMNFNFQCGDPPPPSGLSIGIVGAGPSGLAAAGYLSCLGHAVEVYDKMPKPGGLMLFGIPGHRIPRQRIEAGTLRMARQYGVVFYTHTKICCSAPLFEEEGDHFCTEVKGLGEMITKHEAIMIATGSWRSRKLGIPGEDLPGVCSGLEFLFPIRAAHYCAPGVKAPDVAGKKVVVIGAGHSAVDVAHGAAALGAASVDMLYRRTRAEAPCGRLEIERLEAAGVVWHEGCLPEAVLGETAATGIVCKQGGLERGFEADLVVAAIGEVATPPFAKELGLESVRKGEVRWLNMTAIENVFVAGDALTGPSKIGKAIYSGLRAARSLAQWLDLKAQNRQTEFTGDELISREAERFPGGDFRDAPRVRGR
- a CDS encoding DMT family transporter, which gives rise to MTRIYCKLVGSAVLWGGTWVAGRVLATYMGPFSAAFLRFALASVFLYFLTARMEGKFPRLARRDLPWLLTLAATGIFAYNALFFAGLRTVPAGRAALIVACIPSVVALFSGVLFRERFTKLKIAGIATSFAGVGCIVSGGDPASLLAKGLSTGDLCIFGCVAAWAAYTLAGKKAMERVGPYSAVAWSCILGAAMLLPPALASGLWRDVAVAGPVAWGCVAFFGILATGYGFSWYYEGVKAIGPTKAGVFINLVPVVAVVLGHALLDEPLSPALAVGGALVLAGVWLTNRHPALANR
- a CDS encoding diguanylate cyclase — protein: MELPTAPATILIVDDAPSNLAVLTEALRSEYEVRIASSGSQALRLVEESAPDLILLDILMPDMDGYEVCRRFKARAATRNIPIIFLTAKGDVADETLGLALGAVDYIVKPVSVPIVQARVRTHVELKRRGDLLETLSMRDGLTGIANRRRFNDCLNRAWRQAMRGATPLSLLMADIDCFKAYNDTYGHMAGDECLKAVAATLAGVLKRPGDLAARFGGEEFVVILEETDLAGAMHLAEAMRLAVSDLGLTHDGSCISKVVTITLGAACCVPKAGGSAENLLCLADRKLYEAKMAGRNRVLGTQLV
- a CDS encoding ABC transporter substrate-binding protein, which translates into the protein MRKRFGLLLAALAAFVLCFGGLAQAEEKVYVNGIDFGFPPFGFVDKAGKPTGFDVESLDWIAKKMGFKVKHQPMDWDGIIPALLAKKIDIIASGMSATAERAQKVDFSIPYYEVTQVLVVGDKEATPFAEILKSGKKIGVQRGTVTAKLLEGFVGQPGYKFELVPYDSTDLSMEDVKIGRIAGSGMDSTIAAEVMKAPGFKIAGTFDAAPEKYGYAMRKEDKEFQAKVNEGLKLLMADPYWKELKAKYGI